Below is a genomic region from Actinomyces weissii.
TGCGAACTGCCTGTGAGGAACTGGGCCACGAGCCAGTATTCCTTTCTGAGCGTGAAGCCACCACCCCCGAGCCGTTGCATGTCCTTAAAACTTTCGGGGACGCCGAGAAAACTGCAGCTGAGATACGTGAACGTTTTGCAGATCCTGTCGGTATTGTCAACTGTATTGAAGGGTACGTAGAACTTACTGAAACGTTGTCCCAGTTATTGAATCTACCAACAAAGAACGGTAAAGCTGCTTCGGCATTACGTGACAAGTCTGCCATGAAGAAATCTTGGATGGCCGCTGACGTCGCCACCCCAAGACTTTATTTTGCTGGCACAGAAGAGATTCCGCCATTAGAAAGCGACAACTTTCCGCTAGTCGTAAAGCCTGTATTCGGTGCTGCTAGTGCGGGTGTAACTGTCGTGGACAACTTGGATGAGTTACAGCGTGCTCGTCGGGCCGTGCTCAGATTCAATGTTACGGCGCTTGCAAAAGAAGGACACGTTCATTCTGGAGTTCTGGTAGAGCAGTACATCGACGGGCCAGAATACTGCGTAGACCAGGTATGGAGCCAAGGACGTCCAGTCGCTAGCTGCGTTCTATCAAAAGGAGTTCCAGGCCGATCCGATCTTCTCGACCGTCTCTATATGGTCGACCCAACTATCCCCGATGGAATACATGCTCGCCTGGTGGACACGGCCACCAAGGCATGTGCCTCCGTAGGAGTTACCTGTGGGGCTACCCACACGGAAATCCGTATCGACCCCCGCGACGGCACTGCCTTTGTAATTGAAGCCGCTCTTAGACCTGGAGCCGGCTGTGGCTTGTACCCGGTCTACCAGCGCGCCTACGGTATCCCATTATTCAAAACCCTCGTAGCTGCGTGTACCGGATCTGATACTCCAGTTTACCCATCCGCCCCTCCTCGCGAATCAATGCGACACTATTGGTACAACACACCTTATATCGATTCCGGGTTCATTAAGGAGTTGAAAACTCCGCCCAACTTCTATAGTCAGCACCAATGCGTTGACAGGGTAATCTGGCGGCGCCGTGTCGGAGACTTTCTTCCTCGCGAGGGAACGACTTTCGGATACCTCGCCTGGTTCGAGGGCATCCTAGAGCCGGGAGACTCCCCTGAGGTCGTTTTGCAGGCAGCTGCCGCTGACCTTATTGTGAAGGTTGCTCATGACTAATTTTGTACTTCCTGCATTGCGTGATCCTAAACGTGCAATCCCTACCGGAATGCTAGTCTCGAATACCGGCAACGGAATGTACCTACTAGCGGTAAGCGTAATTCTTTATCGCTCGTCCGGCTCATCGGCAATGTTTGCCTGGCTGCTCGTCTACCAGTCTGCCGCGGTGCTTGGTATGCAGGTATTTGCTTCAGTGGGCGCAGACAGGGGCCACTCGCAGCGCCTCGCTGTCCTGGCCGAGATATGCAGGGCAACACTAGTTGCCTTTGGCGCACTTTTTGCAACCATGGGACACAGTTTAGCACTAGCCGTGACTGGGGTTCTCCTTAGTCTGGCACAGCCTTTTTTTCGCACATCGATCTTTAAGATTGGTCCACTCATCGCAGACGGTGAAGACCTTGCGCGCTATAATGCAAGAACCTCTACCTTTCAGCAGCTTGGCCAGTTCCTGGGCGCGGGTTCCGCAGGTGTATTAATGGGGTTCTGGCTATATCTACCCCTGTGGATCAACGCTCTAAGCTACCTGGCTTCCGCATTCTTCACGTGGGTATGCACCGTTCCTGAGCAAGAGCCTTCGGTGCGATGGCGAACCTTCATCCCTCAACTCTTCCATCCGCAAAAGGCTGTACACGACTGGTGGGAGGCGTTCAAGTACTGCGTACACTCTCCTCTCATCTTCGGAATGTCTTTCTTAGCTGCCTCCGACCTGATATTCATTAATGTCATCAACATCGCCTACGCTCCGATGCTCTCTAGGCTAGGACTACAGGAGACCTGGATATCGGTATGGGACGTGTGTTTTGCCGTGGGAGCCATTGTTGGCGTCAATTTGTTTGGCAGGATGACGATTCTTCAGAGCCGATGGCAGGTTCCCGCCGTGTGCCTACTAGTGGAGGCGTTCCTTGCCTCCTATCTGTTGACGCAGTCAGCCTATACGGTGGCGATTGCAATGCTGCTGATCGGAACGATCAACTCAATCTCCGTTTCAGCATTCGCCTTCTTTCTCCAGACACACACCCAGAGAGCGATGATTGCCCGAATAGCAGGCGTAAGACAGTTCTGCCTTACCGCCCTTTCTGCGACACTTATGGGATATCTTTCCCACGGCATAGATCACAGCCAGTTAAGCGGTTTTATCCGAGTTAGTTCTGTACTTACGTTATCTGCGGTCGGAGTTGCTGTCTTGTTCGTTCTCGTTGGAAGACGCCGTTCACCATCCGTCGTACAGGGATGTGATTTACAGGATGAATAGTCCAGCAAACGCAATCTTGAGTTCCTTGGAGCACAACCGATCACGTACTGCAATTATCGACGGCGACACAACCCTTACCTACGGCCAGTTACTCGAGCGGGCGCAGGAAGTTGCTGAACATATGACGCAGTCTTGTAAATCTGAACATAGTATGATAGCAGTACTGTGCGACCGTTACTCTTTAGCAGTTACGGTTATCATTGGCTGCATCCTGTCAGGACGCCCTTATCTTCCTCTTGCCCCAGACACCCCTGCTGCTATGGTCGTTCGGCAGATGAGCAATGCCGGATCCCATTTTTTGGTCGCCGATAAGCTGCCGGTCGGACTTGGCTCATTAGTCTCACCATCTACCTCCCCTGAAGGCGCCTTAGGATTCTATACGCTAATGCAGCCTACCGCCTCAGCCAGCAGCTCTAATGATGCGTTATCCTCACAATGGGTTTACGCTTTGTATACTTCAGGATCATCAGGTAACCCTAAATGTGTTCCTCACGATTGGCATGACATCGAATGCATGGTGGCTTCTTACTCTCACGCCATTGGCCTCAATTCGGATGATCGCATCGCGAGTTTCGCTTCTATTGGTCACGACGCAGCGGTAGTTGATGTATTCTCAACCCTGCTACATGGCGCTACACTGATGCCTGCCAATCCTCGATCACCATTGACTCTGCTCAGCAGTGCACGTCGCATGATTACTCTCGGTGCCACTATCTGGCATTGTGTCCCGACGGTTCTTGATCTTTTAGCCAGCCACCTGCCGCCCGCCAGCATGAACGAGGTAAAAGTTGT
It encodes:
- a CDS encoding MFS transporter; translated protein: MTNFVLPALRDPKRAIPTGMLVSNTGNGMYLLAVSVILYRSSGSSAMFAWLLVYQSAAVLGMQVFASVGADRGHSQRLAVLAEICRATLVAFGALFATMGHSLALAVTGVLLSLAQPFFRTSIFKIGPLIADGEDLARYNARTSTFQQLGQFLGAGSAGVLMGFWLYLPLWINALSYLASAFFTWVCTVPEQEPSVRWRTFIPQLFHPQKAVHDWWEAFKYCVHSPLIFGMSFLAASDLIFINVINIAYAPMLSRLGLQETWISVWDVCFAVGAIVGVNLFGRMTILQSRWQVPAVCLLVEAFLASYLLTQSAYTVAIAMLLIGTINSISVSAFAFFLQTHTQRAMIARIAGVRQFCLTALSATLMGYLSHGIDHSQLSGFIRVSSVLTLSAVGVAVLFVLVGRRRSPSVVQGCDLQDE
- a CDS encoding AMP-binding protein, which encodes MEHNRSRTAIIDGDTTLTYGQLLERAQEVAEHMTQSCKSEHSMIAVLCDRYSLAVTVIIGCILSGRPYLPLAPDTPAAMVVRQMSNAGSHFLVADKLPVGLGSLVSPSTSPEGALGFYTLMQPTASASSSNDALSSQWVYALYTSGSSGNPKCVPHDWHDIECMVASYSHAIGLNSDDRIASFASIGHDAAVVDVFSTLLHGATLMPANPRSPLTLLSSARRMITLGATIWHCVPTVLDLLASHLPPASMNEVKVVLGGEAVRLTALKHIWNLSPDAQFYSLYGQTECSVISGSWITRDTSDTISLGHPLDGVEWRTSSGPPGASRLWISSPAAATHRIIEGRFVRTHARCQWHDTGDLVELKGDSFVFVGRDDQVINVAGHRVDLLEIEKYVNQIDGVLDAVAVARPASDGTTSIGCVLHSDRGNISIADINSFLDLHLPRRHLLTEVLCLDHPLPQTLSGKRDRRSASALLPAGPVGHL
- a CDS encoding ATP-grasp domain-containing protein, encoding MSKVLIFAEPSSMQALRTACEELGHEPVFLSEREATTPEPLHVLKTFGDAEKTAAEIRERFADPVGIVNCIEGYVELTETLSQLLNLPTKNGKAASALRDKSAMKKSWMAADVATPRLYFAGTEEIPPLESDNFPLVVKPVFGAASAGVTVVDNLDELQRARRAVLRFNVTALAKEGHVHSGVLVEQYIDGPEYCVDQVWSQGRPVASCVLSKGVPGRSDLLDRLYMVDPTIPDGIHARLVDTATKACASVGVTCGATHTEIRIDPRDGTAFVIEAALRPGAGCGLYPVYQRAYGIPLFKTLVAACTGSDTPVYPSAPPRESMRHYWYNTPYIDSGFIKELKTPPNFYSQHQCVDRVIWRRRVGDFLPREGTTFGYLAWFEGILEPGDSPEVVLQAAAADLIVKVAHD